One genomic region from Bacillus aquiflavi encodes:
- a CDS encoding short-chain fatty acid transporter has product MKVLISFSNRLMQRYLPDPFLFVVLLTFIVFLMGVIFTDSTPYQMVQHWGDGFWGLLSFSMQMVLVLVTGHVLASSPLIKKGLGTLASVAKSPGQAIIIVTFISLVASWINWGFGLVIGALFAKELAKKVKNVDYRLLIASAYSGFIVWHGGFAGSIPLTIATEGHFSEDLIGIIPTDQTIFATFNLVIVLAFLIILPVLNRMMMPSKEETIVVDPALLDDFNEMQAATLEKENMTPAERLENSRFISILISTFGLIFLFYYLSTNGFKLNLDIVNFLFLFLGILLHGTPKRFLDAVFNAIKGSSGIIIQFPFYAGIMGMMTVSGLAAVMSEAFVSFSNELTFPLFTFLSAGLVNFFIPSGGGQWAIQAPIMLEAANALDISYAKTAMAVAWGDAWTNMIQPFWALPALAIAGLKAKDIMGYCVIVLVLVVSGVVISLGLTFL; this is encoded by the coding sequence TTGAAAGTACTTATTTCGTTTTCTAATCGGCTAATGCAACGTTACTTGCCTGATCCATTTTTATTTGTTGTCCTGTTAACATTTATTGTTTTTTTAATGGGGGTTATTTTTACTGACAGTACCCCATATCAAATGGTTCAGCACTGGGGCGATGGTTTCTGGGGACTACTTTCATTCTCAATGCAAATGGTTCTAGTCCTAGTAACTGGACACGTTCTAGCTAGCAGCCCACTTATCAAAAAAGGGCTTGGTACTCTTGCAAGTGTTGCAAAATCGCCAGGACAAGCAATAATAATTGTAACATTCATTTCTTTAGTAGCTAGTTGGATTAATTGGGGGTTTGGTTTAGTTATTGGGGCTTTATTTGCAAAAGAGCTTGCTAAAAAAGTAAAAAATGTAGATTATAGACTATTAATCGCAAGTGCTTACTCTGGATTTATTGTTTGGCACGGCGGTTTTGCTGGTTCAATTCCTTTAACAATTGCTACAGAAGGACATTTTTCAGAAGATTTAATTGGAATCATTCCAACTGATCAGACAATCTTTGCAACATTTAATCTCGTAATCGTACTTGCATTTTTGATTATTCTTCCAGTTTTGAATAGGATGATGATGCCTTCAAAAGAGGAGACGATCGTAGTTGACCCAGCTTTATTAGATGATTTTAATGAAATGCAAGCGGCTACTTTGGAAAAAGAAAATATGACACCTGCAGAACGGTTAGAAAATAGTCGTTTTATCTCGATATTGATCAGTACATTCGGTCTTATTTTCCTATTTTATTATTTATCTACTAACGGTTTTAAACTTAACCTTGATATCGTTAACTTTTTATTTTTATTTTTAGGGATTCTTCTTCACGGTACTCCTAAAAGATTTTTAGATGCTGTCTTTAATGCGATAAAAGGCTCAAGCGGGATTATTATCCAATTCCCTTTTTATGCTGGAATTATGGGGATGATGACAGTTTCAGGGCTTGCAGCTGTAATGTCAGAAGCATTTGTGTCCTTTTCTAATGAATTGACGTTTCCACTATTTACATTCCTTAGTGCGGGACTTGTAAACTTTTTTATCCCTTCTGGAGGAGGACAATGGGCTATTCAAGCACCAATTATGCTTGAAGCAGCAAATGCTTTAGATATTTCATATGCGAAAACAGCAATGGCTGTTGCTTGGGGAGATGCTTGGACAAATATGATCCAGCCTTTTTGGGCATTACCTGCATTAGCAATTGCCGGTTTGAAAGCAAAAGATATTATGGGATACTGTGTCATTGTCCTTGTCCTTGTCGTAAGTGGCGTGGTTATTTCACTTGGATTAACATTTTTATAA
- a CDS encoding chromate transporter — MIYWQLFMAFFIPGILGYGGGPSSIPLIEKEVVDRYNWLSVHEFSEVLALGNTLPGPIATKLAGYIGFQQGGILGSVIALFATIAPSLLLLITLLSILMKFKESPKVKRMTSYVRPTITVLLGVMAVNFFASSYERIGGIHTAFIGVSSLLLLEKFKVHPVYVIASALLYGAVFLS; from the coding sequence ATGATTTATTGGCAATTATTTATGGCTTTTTTCATTCCAGGTATTTTAGGTTACGGCGGTGGTCCGTCCTCAATTCCTCTTATTGAAAAAGAAGTAGTTGATCGTTATAACTGGCTCTCTGTTCATGAATTCAGTGAGGTATTGGCATTAGGAAACACACTTCCAGGACCCATTGCAACAAAATTAGCGGGATACATCGGATTTCAGCAGGGGGGTATTCTCGGATCTGTAATCGCCCTATTTGCGACAATTGCTCCGTCGTTGCTACTATTAATTACTTTGTTAAGTATTCTTATGAAGTTTAAAGAATCACCAAAGGTGAAGAGAATGACTTCCTATGTACGGCCAACAATTACAGTATTGTTAGGGGTTATGGCGGTTAATTTCTTTGCCAGCTCATATGAGAGGATTGGCGGCATACACACAGCATTTATCGGTGTTTCTAGTTTGCTGCTATTAGAAAAATTCAAAGTTCATCCAGTCTATGTTATTGCTAGTGCACTTTTATATGGAGCCGTATTTTTAAGTTAA
- a CDS encoding chromate transporter encodes MKQRDIFFAFFRSGMLGYGGGPSSIPLIHKEVVDTFKWMDDDEFSDVLALANILPGPIATKLSGYIGWRIGGFLGMFNAIIASVLPTVLLLIALLTVLNTYKDKPWVQGMSQAVVPVVGVLIGVLTWDFIKKSHNTLGFRMASLFIIGSIIILELVRIHPAFLILGLLGAALIKRDKNKNKEKA; translated from the coding sequence ATGAAACAGCGAGATATTTTTTTTGCATTTTTTCGCTCGGGTATGCTTGGGTATGGAGGCGGTCCTTCTTCCATTCCCTTGATCCATAAAGAAGTAGTTGATACGTTTAAATGGATGGATGATGACGAATTTTCAGATGTATTAGCTTTAGCAAATATACTTCCTGGCCCCATTGCAACGAAGCTGTCTGGTTATATCGGTTGGAGGATAGGAGGGTTTCTAGGAATGTTCAATGCAATTATCGCATCAGTCCTGCCAACAGTACTTCTTTTAATTGCTTTATTAACAGTTCTTAATACTTATAAGGATAAACCATGGGTGCAAGGTATGTCTCAAGCCGTTGTTCCAGTTGTAGGGGTGCTCATTGGTGTATTGACATGGGATTTTATAAAAAAATCCCATAATACCCTAGGCTTTAGAATGGCTAGTTTGTTCATCATTGGGAGCATTATTATTCTGGAATTGGTTAGGATTCATCCAGCGTTCCTTATTTTAGGATTATTAGGAGCAGCATTAATCAAAAGAGATAAGAATAAAAACAAGGAGAAAGCATGA
- a CDS encoding MerR family transcriptional regulator: protein MEKRFSIGEFAKITNVTTRTLQYYDEVGLLTASRTKSGHRTYKEHDFITLQKITSLKFLGYSLDQIKEFIQQDQWDIVDYFAFQQEEMIKKRDHFNCVIRLLDYAQKMIKRTGNLDANIFVSLINSIQMEEEQKQWLKRYIPDEEVESFFQLAREKQTKIEEEYISIMSQLRNSDLSNPEHQTVQHLVGKLFSLAKEIIGESVSVFDYLKEIDIKEEKWTLGPAIFSKEEEQLLQKAFQIYLKTEGIHIHDPKRK, encoded by the coding sequence ATGGAAAAACGTTTTTCAATTGGAGAATTTGCAAAAATAACAAACGTTACAACGCGAACATTGCAATACTATGATGAAGTTGGTTTACTAACAGCTTCTCGTACAAAATCAGGACATCGTACTTATAAGGAACACGATTTCATCACTTTGCAAAAAATTACTTCATTAAAATTTTTAGGTTATTCTTTAGATCAAATAAAAGAATTTATCCAGCAAGATCAGTGGGACATCGTTGATTATTTTGCATTCCAACAGGAAGAAATGATTAAAAAACGTGATCATTTCAATTGTGTCATTAGATTACTAGACTATGCGCAAAAAATGATTAAACGAACAGGAAATTTAGATGCAAACATTTTTGTTTCGTTAATTAATAGTATCCAGATGGAAGAAGAACAAAAACAGTGGTTAAAAAGATACATTCCAGACGAGGAGGTCGAAAGTTTCTTTCAACTTGCCCGAGAAAAACAAACAAAAATTGAAGAAGAGTACATCTCTATCATGAGCCAATTAAGAAATTCAGATTTATCAAACCCTGAACATCAAACTGTTCAACATTTAGTTGGCAAGTTATTCTCCCTAGCAAAAGAAATAATTGGAGAAAGCGTTTCAGTTTTTGATTATCTCAAAGAAATAGATATAAAAGAAGAGAAGTGGACATTGGGTCCTGCTATTTTTTCGAAAGAGGAAGAGCAACTGCTTCAAAAAGCATTTCAAATTTACCTTAAAACGGAGGGAATACATATTCATGATCCTAAAAGAAAATGA
- a CDS encoding ABC transporter ATP-binding protein: MILKENELQKKERIRAFWQLLKNANPPKLILIAAILLSLIETAASLIVPLFTKSLVDQLAASTLELSVIILLVGAFLLQTVASGFSFYFMSYLGESVVASFRKKLWDQILYLPISFFDKHQSGETMSRVTQDTNTVKMLITQHLITFVTGLISIIGAVIILFIIDWKMTLIMIIAVPFSVLIIMPLGQKMYKVSRSTQDEMAGLSANLGRVLADIRLVKAYHAEKFEQKNGHRGIQHLFHYGLKEAKILAVISPLMTFIMMLVLVILIGYGGVRVASGLLSAGALVAIIIYMFQIIVPFSQMAAFFTSFQKALGATERIQSILSLERETTKKQLQVNNPAQDIIFNGLSFSYKKGEPILKNINLRIPYGKTTAFVGPSGSGKTTIFSLFERFYLPNEGEIKLGETSIHEFQLSSWRSQIGYVSQESPIMSGTINDNIRYGMDREVTEAEIKQAAELANAATFIEQLPDGYHTEVGERGMKLSGGQRQRIAIARALIRNPKILLLDEATSNLDSASELLVQQALELLMKGRTTLVIAHRLSTIIHADQIVVLENGEVTGTGSHRELLESHSLYRKLAEQQLRDEA, encoded by the coding sequence ATGATCCTAAAAGAAAATGAACTACAAAAAAAAGAAAGAATTCGAGCATTTTGGCAGCTTTTAAAGAATGCGAATCCTCCTAAACTAATATTAATAGCTGCTATTTTATTAAGTTTAATAGAAACGGCCGCCAGCTTAATTGTGCCGCTTTTTACAAAATCACTTGTAGATCAATTAGCTGCATCTACCCTTGAACTTTCAGTTATTATTTTACTTGTAGGAGCTTTTTTACTTCAAACAGTTGCTTCAGGATTTTCATTTTACTTTATGAGCTATCTTGGAGAATCCGTTGTGGCTTCCTTTAGGAAAAAACTTTGGGATCAAATTCTTTATTTACCCATTTCCTTTTTCGATAAGCACCAGTCTGGGGAAACGATGAGCAGAGTAACGCAAGATACGAATACAGTCAAAATGTTAATTACCCAACATCTAATTACGTTTGTAACAGGACTAATTTCAATCATTGGCGCGGTCATCATCCTATTCATTATTGATTGGAAAATGACTCTCATTATGATTATTGCAGTTCCTTTTTCTGTCCTAATTATTATGCCGCTCGGACAAAAGATGTATAAAGTTTCAAGGTCAACTCAAGATGAAATGGCTGGGCTTTCAGCAAATTTAGGAAGAGTGTTAGCTGACATACGTCTCGTAAAAGCTTACCACGCAGAAAAGTTTGAGCAGAAAAACGGGCATAGAGGAATCCAGCATTTATTTCACTATGGTTTGAAAGAAGCAAAAATTTTAGCTGTCATTTCACCTTTGATGACATTCATTATGATGCTTGTACTTGTCATTTTAATCGGATATGGCGGAGTAAGGGTTGCTTCTGGTCTTCTATCCGCAGGAGCTCTTGTTGCCATTATCATTTACATGTTTCAAATTATCGTTCCATTTAGTCAAATGGCTGCTTTCTTTACTTCATTCCAAAAAGCGTTAGGGGCAACAGAAAGAATTCAAAGTATTTTATCCTTAGAAAGAGAAACAACTAAAAAACAATTACAAGTTAACAATCCTGCGCAAGATATTATCTTTAACGGACTGTCCTTTTCGTATAAGAAAGGAGAGCCAATCTTAAAAAACATAAATCTTCGTATACCATATGGGAAAACAACCGCTTTTGTCGGGCCGAGCGGAAGTGGTAAAACAACCATTTTTTCTTTATTTGAAAGATTTTATTTGCCAAATGAAGGAGAAATAAAGCTTGGTGAAACAAGTATACATGAATTCCAGCTATCTTCATGGCGTAGTCAAATCGGTTACGTGTCTCAAGAAAGCCCAATAATGTCAGGAACTATCAACGATAATATTCGTTATGGGATGGATCGAGAAGTAACAGAAGCAGAAATTAAACAAGCAGCAGAGCTCGCCAATGCAGCTACCTTTATCGAACAGCTTCCAGATGGATATCATACGGAAGTGGGTGAAAGAGGCATGAAATTATCGGGTGGACAGCGACAACGAATTGCCATTGCCAGAGCTTTAATACGAAACCCGAAAATTTTACTGTTAGACGAAGCTACATCAAACTTAGATAGTGCCTCAGAGTTACTCGTTCAACAAGCACTTGAGCTTTTAATGAAAGGTAGGACAACTTTAGTTATTGCTCACCGTCTATCAACGATTATTCATGCTGATCAAATTGTCGTTTTAGAAAATGGTGAAGTTACTGGAACTGGTTCTCATCGAGAGCTTTTAGAAAGCCATTCATTATACCGTAAGCTGGCAGAACAGCAGCTTCGTGATGAAGCTTAA
- a CDS encoding LysR family transcriptional regulator translates to MDHQLLVFMKVVEKANFSHAAKELHMTQPAVSQSIQILEKKYDTQLLERNNKRVALTKAGEIVYYHGKEIVSLYNRMNELIYELLEKAEGQIAVGASYTFGEYVLPKILASLKKKYPLIKPKITIDNTAEICEMVANQQMDIGIVEGNVDRQKIIITETIAKDYMYIITGKNHPFTKKKEITVKDLANEMWIVREDGSGTREATEKLFKMLNFRPGQLMECGSTQIIKEAVEAGLGISLLSRWAIKKEEQLKSLCLLNVHGLPLERDFSIIIRNSKFQTKATQLFIETLRNDHNHINNNAHT, encoded by the coding sequence ATGGATCATCAACTTCTCGTATTTATGAAGGTTGTTGAGAAAGCAAATTTTTCACATGCTGCAAAAGAGCTTCATATGACTCAGCCAGCAGTAAGCCAATCTATTCAAATACTTGAAAAAAAGTATGACACTCAGTTGTTAGAACGAAATAATAAACGAGTGGCACTAACGAAAGCGGGAGAAATTGTATATTATCATGGAAAAGAAATCGTTAGTTTGTATAACCGGATGAATGAGTTAATTTATGAGCTTCTAGAAAAGGCAGAGGGGCAAATTGCTGTTGGAGCCAGCTATACCTTTGGAGAATATGTATTACCAAAAATTTTAGCCAGTTTAAAGAAAAAATATCCGCTTATAAAGCCGAAAATAACAATTGATAACACTGCAGAAATATGTGAGATGGTGGCTAATCAACAAATGGATATAGGGATTGTTGAAGGGAATGTTGATCGACAGAAAATAATCATAACTGAAACAATCGCAAAAGATTATATGTATATTATTACAGGAAAAAATCATCCCTTTACAAAGAAGAAGGAAATAACCGTAAAGGATTTAGCGAATGAAATGTGGATCGTAAGGGAAGACGGATCAGGAACAAGGGAAGCGACGGAAAAGTTATTTAAAATGTTAAATTTCCGCCCGGGTCAACTAATGGAGTGTGGAAGCACACAAATTATTAAAGAAGCTGTTGAAGCGGGACTTGGGATCTCGTTGCTTTCCCGCTGGGCGATTAAAAAAGAAGAGCAACTGAAATCATTATGTTTATTAAATGTCCATGGTCTTCCTCTTGAAAGAGATTTTTCTATCATTATACGTAATTCAAAATTTCAGACGAAGGCAACTCAGTTATTTATTGAAACCCTCCGAAACGATCATAATCATATAAATAATAACGCACACACATAA
- a CDS encoding YeiH family protein: MALKEHTKTENISAPSGKETPILAGVFFTLIIAVLGYGLAYLPGFNIIGPMATSILLAVIYRHFFGYPVHLKKGIQFTAKILLRVAIIFYGLKLNMLLIFQEGTTLLLKGVLVIVFSITIMLLLAKLFKADHDLSVLIGIGTGVCGAAAIAAVSPILKSRDEDTAMSVGIIALIGTIFSIGYTFMRNFIRLSEIDYGIWSGVSLHELAHVALAAAPAGEEALAMALLAKLGRVFLLIPLCFILMFWMKHKTSNKIKTKVPFPCFFLIGFLAMSFLNSFIINNVIHLPKEVLDGVSLLSTFLLTMAMVGLGVNIDLRELHVKALRPLIAVMITSYLLSVLTFFIV, translated from the coding sequence ATGGCGCTTAAAGAACATACAAAAACAGAAAACATCTCAGCTCCATCGGGAAAAGAAACTCCAATATTAGCTGGGGTTTTTTTCACTTTAATTATTGCTGTATTAGGATATGGACTTGCTTATTTGCCAGGCTTCAACATAATTGGGCCAATGGCTACTTCTATCTTGCTAGCAGTCATATATAGACATTTTTTTGGTTATCCTGTACACCTTAAAAAAGGAATTCAATTTACAGCAAAAATCCTTTTACGGGTTGCAATCATTTTCTACGGATTAAAACTAAATATGTTGCTTATTTTTCAAGAAGGAACCACACTTTTGTTAAAAGGGGTATTGGTTATAGTCTTTTCAATCACCATTATGCTGCTTTTAGCTAAATTGTTTAAAGCTGATCATGATTTATCCGTTCTTATCGGAATTGGAACAGGCGTTTGTGGTGCAGCAGCGATTGCAGCAGTGTCTCCTATTTTAAAGTCACGGGATGAAGACACTGCAATGAGCGTTGGAATTATTGCTTTAATCGGAACGATTTTTTCAATTGGTTATACTTTTATGAGAAATTTTATACGATTATCTGAAATCGATTATGGGATTTGGTCTGGAGTGAGTTTACATGAGCTAGCTCATGTCGCATTAGCCGCTGCTCCCGCGGGTGAAGAAGCTCTAGCCATGGCACTTCTAGCAAAATTAGGACGGGTGTTTCTCTTAATTCCGCTCTGTTTTATTCTTATGTTTTGGATGAAACATAAAACGAGCAATAAAATAAAGACAAAAGTACCATTTCCATGTTTTTTTTTAATTGGTTTTCTCGCTATGAGCTTTCTAAACAGTTTTATTATTAATAATGTAATTCATCTTCCAAAGGAAGTGTTAGATGGAGTATCACTTTTATCGACATTTTTATTGACAATGGCCATGGTAGGTTTAGGGGTCAACATTGACCTTCGGGAGTTACATGTGAAGGCGCTGCGTCCATTAATAGCTGTAATGATTACTTCTTATTTATTATCTGTTTTAACCTTTTTTATAGTGTAA
- a CDS encoding PRK06851 family protein codes for MKGQILKYFSGGNTAYGFYNLFESSLSGLNRLFILKGGPGTGKSSLMKKIGKKWVEKGYDIEYIFFSSDSDSIDGVIITKLKIGIVDGTAPHVIEPKAPGAIEEYVNLGVAWDSAKLVLKKDEIIALRSEVNQAFQCAYNKFAQALKIHDQWEKIYIQNMDFSKANKLTNELIKKIFCKKKKEQKSEIKHRFLGAATPNGPINFIENITEHVPKRYFIKGRAGSGKSTMLKKLVTSAEERGYDVEVYRCGFDPNSLDMVVFRELGVSVFDSTAPHECFPSRVGDEIIDMYKETIWEGTDEKYAKQIEQISEKYKAKMKEGTCFLAKAKQLRDQLEQIYIGAMDFSIVEQIRNELDTKISQHAEKVYLI; via the coding sequence ATGAAGGGACAAATATTAAAATATTTTTCAGGTGGGAATACAGCATATGGTTTCTACAACTTGTTTGAATCGAGTTTATCTGGATTGAATCGTCTCTTTATTTTAAAAGGAGGACCAGGTACGGGGAAGTCTTCCTTAATGAAAAAAATAGGTAAAAAATGGGTTGAAAAAGGCTATGATATTGAATATATTTTTTTTTCGTCTGATAGTGATTCAATTGATGGTGTCATTATTACAAAATTAAAAATAGGAATTGTGGATGGTACAGCTCCTCACGTAATTGAACCGAAAGCACCAGGTGCCATTGAGGAGTATGTAAATTTGGGAGTCGCGTGGGATTCTGCTAAATTAGTATTAAAGAAAGACGAAATAATTGCATTACGAAGCGAAGTAAATCAAGCTTTTCAATGTGCTTATAACAAATTTGCGCAGGCATTGAAAATACATGATCAGTGGGAGAAAATTTATATTCAAAATATGGATTTTTCAAAAGCAAATAAACTGACTAACGAACTAATAAAAAAAATATTTTGTAAGAAAAAAAAGGAGCAAAAGTCTGAGATTAAGCATCGCTTTTTAGGAGCCGCTACTCCAAATGGTCCAATAAACTTTATTGAAAATATAACTGAACATGTGCCGAAAAGATACTTTATTAAGGGACGTGCGGGTTCAGGTAAATCGACAATGTTAAAAAAGCTCGTTACAAGTGCGGAGGAACGGGGCTATGATGTGGAAGTTTACCGTTGTGGATTTGATCCTAATAGCTTAGATATGGTTGTTTTTAGAGAGTTAGGAGTCTCCGTATTTGATAGTACTGCTCCCCATGAATGTTTTCCGAGTAGAGTCGGTGACGAGATTATTGATATGTATAAAGAAACAATTTGGGAAGGAACAGATGAGAAATATGCAAAACAAATTGAGCAAATATCAGAAAAATATAAAGCAAAAATGAAAGAAGGGACTTGCTTTTTGGCTAAGGCGAAACAGTTACGGGACCAGTTAGAACAAATTTATATTGGCGCTATGGACTTTAGTATTGTAGAACAAATAAGAAATGAGCTTGATACGAAAATAAGTCAACATGCAGAAAAGGTTTATCTCATATAA
- a CDS encoding LytTR family DNA-binding domain-containing protein has product MDQFTVSSIMQVIGEIVPKDTSIAVSDHKNYIYYQPSKKIDLKIKPGDQIKEGTATHKALTIRQKISEYIDREVFGVSYFGISFPIFESGIPKGAVTAILPTKPLNLLSSFITVRTEDRWVPISHSDIVFLEAENRKTKVQGTKATGTHKYNLSELEFFLPNQSFIRCHRSYIVNVNHIAEIQPDSHSTFLLVMNDRTKIPVSQTYASHFRKILGF; this is encoded by the coding sequence GTGGATCAATTTACAGTTTCATCAATTATGCAAGTTATTGGAGAAATCGTTCCCAAAGATACTTCTATTGCAGTATCTGATCATAAAAACTATATTTATTACCAACCTAGTAAAAAAATAGATTTAAAAATAAAACCTGGAGATCAAATAAAAGAAGGTACGGCTACACATAAAGCATTAACTATTAGACAAAAAATCTCTGAATATATAGATCGTGAAGTATTTGGTGTATCTTATTTCGGGATATCTTTTCCGATTTTTGAATCTGGCATTCCAAAAGGGGCAGTAACAGCTATTCTGCCAACTAAGCCATTGAACTTACTTTCATCTTTTATTACTGTAAGAACAGAAGATCGCTGGGTTCCTATTTCACATAGCGACATTGTCTTTTTAGAAGCAGAAAATCGCAAAACAAAGGTGCAAGGAACAAAAGCTACTGGGACACATAAATACAATTTAAGTGAATTGGAGTTTTTTTTACCAAATCAATCATTTATTCGCTGTCATCGATCTTATATTGTAAATGTGAATCATATTGCTGAAATTCAACCTGATTCACATTCGACCTTTTTACTTGTAATGAATGATCGGACAAAAATCCCTGTCAGCCAAACGTATGCTAGTCATTTCAGGAAAATTCTTGGCTTTTAA
- a CDS encoding acetyl-CoA hydrolase/transferase family protein, with amino-acid sequence MLIRHHGLKDKIVSAEEAASWIKDGMTLGLSGFTRAGDAKAVPMALVEKSKHDPLKVNVYTGASLGADIDKIMSEANIINKRMPFQADAAMRSKINKGDMYFVDQHLSHCAEWIRTNVWEPIDFAIVEALSISEDGMIIPTTSVGNSSIFVENAKAVIIELNTTQPLALEGLHDIYEAGPQGNRNPIPITKVSDRIGTIGIPVDPDKIKGIVISNIPDSPSTIVPPDEETQTMANHLMDFLRLEIKAGRLGNNLPPLQSGVGSVANAVMHGLLESEFTDLEVYSEVLQDAMFDLIDAGKIKFASGCSMTLSEEKLNQVYPNLEKYRDKLVLRPQEISNHPEVIRRLGLISINTALEVDIYGNVNSTHVLGTKMMNGIGGSGDFARNSRIAIFVTKSVAKHGAISSIVPFVSHVDHTEHDVDVIVTEQGYADLRGLAPKERVLKIIENCAHPMYKEQLREYYEEALKKGGQTPHVLEKAFSWHTNFAEKGTMLQEIKQHS; translated from the coding sequence ATGCTTATACGTCATCACGGTTTAAAAGATAAAATTGTTTCAGCAGAGGAAGCGGCTTCATGGATTAAAGATGGGATGACATTAGGATTAAGCGGATTTACACGTGCTGGAGATGCAAAAGCTGTTCCAATGGCTTTAGTTGAAAAGTCTAAACATGATCCGCTTAAAGTTAATGTCTATACTGGGGCTTCATTAGGAGCAGATATTGATAAGATCATGTCTGAGGCTAATATTATTAATAAACGAATGCCATTCCAAGCAGATGCTGCTATGAGAAGCAAAATTAACAAAGGGGATATGTATTTTGTCGATCAACATTTATCGCACTGTGCTGAATGGATTCGTACCAATGTTTGGGAACCGATTGACTTTGCCATAGTGGAAGCGCTTTCGATTTCAGAGGATGGAATGATCATCCCAACAACATCTGTAGGAAACTCATCTATTTTTGTAGAAAATGCAAAAGCTGTTATTATTGAGTTAAATACTACTCAGCCATTAGCTTTAGAAGGATTGCATGATATTTATGAAGCAGGCCCGCAAGGAAACCGTAATCCAATTCCGATAACGAAGGTTAGTGATCGTATCGGTACAATTGGAATTCCTGTAGATCCTGACAAAATAAAAGGAATTGTCATCTCAAATATTCCTGATTCTCCGTCAACTATTGTTCCTCCTGATGAGGAAACGCAAACGATGGCCAATCACCTAATGGACTTTTTAAGATTAGAAATTAAAGCCGGCCGGTTAGGAAATAACTTACCGCCACTTCAATCGGGAGTTGGTTCAGTTGCAAACGCTGTTATGCACGGACTGTTAGAGTCTGAGTTTACAGACCTTGAAGTATACTCGGAAGTTTTACAAGATGCAATGTTCGACCTGATCGATGCAGGAAAAATTAAATTTGCTTCAGGCTGTTCAATGACATTGTCTGAAGAAAAGTTAAATCAAGTATATCCAAATCTTGAAAAATATCGTGACAAACTTGTATTGCGTCCACAAGAAATTTCAAATCATCCAGAGGTTATTCGTCGTCTAGGACTAATTTCAATTAATACTGCTTTAGAAGTGGATATATATGGAAATGTTAACTCTACTCATGTTCTTGGCACAAAAATGATGAATGGCATTGGGGGATCAGGCGACTTTGCCCGAAATTCCCGCATAGCTATTTTCGTTACAAAGTCAGTTGCAAAACATGGTGCAATCTCAAGTATCGTTCCATTTGTTTCTCATGTTGACCATACAGAACATGACGTAGACGTAATCGTTACTGAACAAGGTTATGCTGATCTGCGTGGCTTAGCACCAAAAGAAAGAGTTCTTAAAATCATCGAAAACTGTGCTCATCCGATGTATAAAGAACAACTTCGTGAGTACTACGAAGAGGCCCTTAAAAAAGGTGGGCAAACTCCGCACGTACTTGAAAAAGCTTTCTCTTGGCATACCAACTTTGCAGAAAAAGGAACAATGCTTCAAGAAATTAAACAACATTCATAA